The DNA region GAGGCGACGCTCACGGAGACCCAGCGACCGGTTGCGACAGACGGCGACGGCCGGTTCCGATAGACAGACCATTTATCTTGACGCCGCCGCGAGCGCTGCTATGGACGTGTTCGTCTACGGAACACTCACCGAACCGTCGACCGCCGAGCGTTTGCTGGACCGCTACGAGTTCGACGGGCGGGCAGTACTCCGTGGACTCTACCGCGTAGATGGGTCGTATCCGACCCTCGCGCCTGGCGGGCGCTGTGAGGGGCGTCTCCTCTCGACGTCCGAGGTAGCGACGCTCGACCGGTACGAGGGCGTCGACAGTGGACTCTACGTCCGTCGGTCTCTCCCCGCCGACGACGGCTCCACTGTGGAGTGTTACATCGGCGACCCAGCACAACTCGGCGTCGCCGTTACGTGGCCCGGAACAGGGCCCTTCGCCGACCGCGTCGATCGATATCTCGACACCAGTGACGTCGGTGTCACTATTCGGTAATCCCGCAATTTTCGCTCACCGCAGACAGTTACTATCTCATTCGGTACAGTCGTCTGTAACAGACGACTGTTACAACGAGTGACCGTCGCCACAGTTCGGGCAGTACAATATCCCGTCCTTGATGAGCAACAGCGACTTCTCGCATTTGCTGCAGCGGCTG from Haloarcula salinisoli includes:
- a CDS encoding gamma-glutamylcyclotransferase family protein, which encodes MDVFVYGTLTEPSTAERLLDRYEFDGRAVLRGLYRVDGSYPTLAPGGRCEGRLLSTSEVATLDRYEGVDSGLYVRRSLPADDGSTVECYIGDPAQLGVAVTWPGTGPFADRVDRYLDTSDVGVTIR